Proteins co-encoded in one Candidatus Binatia bacterium genomic window:
- a CDS encoding DUF559 domain-containing protein translates to MSEPPRRRWRSSAAVESRARELRRALTPAEQQLWHHLRSRQLAGYGFRRQYPVGRFIVDFFCPAAKLVIEVDGDTHAEQTDYDAERTRWLNQQKGYTVLRFTNGDVHRNLTAVLDAIVAALTRPPP, encoded by the coding sequence ATGTCTGAACCCCCACGCCGCCGCTGGCGATCCTCCGCGGCAGTGGAATCTCGCGCCCGCGAGTTACGCCGCGCTCTCACCCCCGCCGAGCAACAACTCTGGCATCACTTGCGGTCCCGCCAACTCGCCGGCTACGGCTTTCGGCGCCAGTACCCGGTCGGCCGCTTCATCGTCGACTTCTTTTGCCCGGCGGCAAAGCTGGTCATCGAAGTCGATGGAGATACTCACGCCGAGCAGACCGACTATGACGCCGAACGTACTCGCTGGTTGAACCAACAGAAGGGCTACACCGTACTGCGTTTCACCAATGGCGATGTGCATCGCAATCTGACGGCCGTGCTGGACGCCATCGTCGCGGCCCTGACGCGGCCTCCACCCTGA